Proteins from a genomic interval of Crassostrea angulata isolate pt1a10 chromosome 7, ASM2561291v2, whole genome shotgun sequence:
- the LOC128192685 gene encoding rho GTPase-activating protein 26-like isoform X3 produces MGLEPLEFAECLTDSPSFREKLHDHEKELERTNKAIKSLVNDGKELVTAAKQMGRTWQSFAQKMMDFNFECIGEKLTDDEEKIAGSLKEFGKLIMGVEEERDRMLAKVTDFFQQLDKFRKEQIGSVKEEKKAFDRHTAKICQSLERYLNLKSKINDNTLQEADATLEMEFRNFRECSMKYVLKLQEVQERKKFDFVETILAFMYSLFTFYHQGFDASNELKESSMHLQKILQKTRESFESQKEYTESLMFKMLDNRKPHGLLNQSNKGCTKEGYLYLMEKKVMGTTWTKHYCWYKKEGKVFHMMPYNQVTGKLSQPVTEKFTLKSCIRRASQSIDKRFCFDITVVEKPDTLTFQALSDDDRKLWMDAMDGREPVYTTPNTSSEDSSLDDIGFAFINRCIQAVETRGLQEQGLYRLVGVNSKVNKLMSQGLDPKRKDKIDFCDPSQVEIKTITSAVKNYLRSLPEPLMTFKLHKPLIAAAKQESKTLRIHDIHTLVHKLPEANFEMLDLLIGHLRKVAELSDKNLMTVANLGVCFGPTLMRAEEESVAAIMDIKFLNIIVEILINNYEKIFKTPPEDADPSEIRCPLRSASQPVTDKFTPGVNHTSLDVSSQNPQPVYMNKAPSLPPYVHQKPKLRSVEIYNPATERFETHGSSSDSSESLNSSLSTSASAMSSPLPQFDSHKKHAAPAVPGNPQLSNVSGLPNKFMNDSSDAPTLDQAMRRSLWISSKVSVFDRSSSLTGSLSGSLQMVGNNSNNANKTTKKRTARTLYQCQADNESELSFEPNVIITNVRESKEPGWLEGSLNGKRGLIPLNYVEFVD; encoded by the exons ATGGGATTGGAACCTTTGGAGTTTGCTGAATGCTTGACAGACAGTCCTTCGTTCAGAGAAAAATTGCATGATCATGAAAAAGAGCTTGAGAGGACGAACAAGGCCATCAAGTCTCTGGTCAATGATGGCAAGGAACTTGTCACTGCTGCAAAAC aaatggGTAGGACATGGCAGAGTTTTGCCCAGAAAATGATGGATTTCAATTTCGAATGCATTGGAGAAAAACTTACTGATgatgaagaaaaaatag CTGGTTCCCTCAAAGAATTTGGAAAGCTTATTATGGGAGTGGAAGAGGAGCGAGATAGAATG CTTGCCAAAGTAACAGACTTCTTTCAGCAGTTGGACAAATTCAGAAAGGAGCAGATCGGTTCAGTTAAG GAGGAGAAGAAAGCCTTTGATCGACACACTGCCAAAATCTGTCAGTCATTGGAGAGATATCTTAACCTCAAGTCCAAAATTAATGACAATACTCTACAAGAG GCTGATGCAACCCTTGAAATGGAATTTAGAAACTTCAGAGAATGTTCCATGAAATATGTACTCAAATTACAAGAAGTtcaagaaagaaagaaatttgattttgtaGAAACT ATTTTAGCCTTTATGTACAGTTTGTTCACATTTTATCATCAAG GATTTGATGCCAGCAATGAGCTGAAAGAGTCTTCTATGCACCTCCAGAAGATACTTCAAAAG ACCAGGGAGAGCTTTGAGAGTCAGAAGGAGTACACAGAGTCTCTGATGTTCAAGATGCTGGACAACCGG AAACCTCATGGGCTGCTTAACCAGAGCAACAAAGGCTGTACAAAGGAAGGTTACCTTTACCTGATGGAGAAAA AGGTGATGGGTACTACCTGGACCAAACATTACTGCTGGTACAAAAAAGAGGGCAAAGTATTCCACATGATGCCATATAATCAGGTCACAGGGAAACTG AGCCAACCAGTAACAGAAAAGTTTACCCTGAAATCATGCATACGCCGGGCTTCCCAAAGTATTGACAAAAGATTCTGTTTTGATATCACAGTGGTGGAAAA GCCAGACACGCTGACATTCCAAGCACTGTCGGATGACGATAGGAAGTTGTGGATGGATGCCATGGATGGCAGAGAACCAGTTTATACAACTCCGAACACTTCCTCTGAAGACT ccTCCTTGGATGACATTGGATTTGCCTTCATCAATAGATGTATACAAGCAGTAGAAACAAGAG GTCTGCAGGAGCAAGGCCTGTACAGATTGGTTGGAGTGAACTCCAAAGTGAACAAACTCATGTCACAAGGACTGG ATCCAAAAAGaaaagacaaaattgacttttgtGACCCGAGTCAGGTTGAAATCAAGACGATTACAAGCGCTGTTAAAAATTATCTCCG ATCACTGCCAGAACCATTAATGACCTTCAAATTACATAAACCCTTGATAGCAGCAGCTA aacAAGAATCAAAGACCCTGCGTATCCATGACATCCACACGCTCGTTCACAAACTGCCCGAGGCCAACTTTGAAATGTTGGACCTGCTGATTGGTCATTTAAGAAA GGTAGCAGAGTTGAGTGATAAGAACCTGATGACTGTAGCCAACCTCGGTGTCTGCTTTGGTCCTACACTAATGAGAGCAGAAGAAGAGTCTGTGGCAGCCATTATGGACATCAAGTTTCTGAATATTATAGTAGAAATCCTCATCAACAATTATGAAAAA ATCTTCAAAACACCACCTGAAGATGCTGACCCGAGTGAAATTCGTTGCCCCCTTCGTAGTGCCTCCCAACCAGTGACTGACAAATTTACTCCGGGGGTCAATCACACTTCATTAGATGTGTCTAGTCAAAACCCGCAGCCTGTGTACATGAACAAAGCCCCATCTCTCCCTCCCTATGTCCACCAGAAACCTAAACTCCGATCTGTCGAGATTTACAACCCAGCCACAGAGC GCTTTGAGACCCACGGAAGTAGCAGTGATAGCTCCGAGTCGCTGAACTCCAGCCTGTCCACTAGTGCCTCCGCTATGTCCTCGCCCCTCCCTCAGTTTGACTCCCACAAAAAGCACGCGGCCCCGGCCGTCCCTGGAAACCCCCAGCTCAGCAATGTTTCAGGATTAC CAAACAAGTTTATGAATGACAGCTCAGATGCACCAACATT AGACCAAGCCATGCGAAGATCCCTGTGGATTTCATCCAAAGTCAGCGTGTTTGATAG GTCCTCTTCATTGACGGGAAGTTTGTCTGGAAGTCTCCAAATGGTGGGGAATAACTCTAACAATGCAaacaaaacaaccaaaaaacG GACGGCTAGGACACTGTACCAATGCCAGGCAGACAATGAATCGGAGCTGTCCTTCGAGCCAAATGTCATCATCACAAATG TGAGAGAATCCAAAGAGCCGGGGTGGTTGGAAGGATCACTGAATGGGAAGAGGGGCCTGATTCCGTTGAACTATGTGGAGTTTGTA
- the LOC128192685 gene encoding rho GTPase-activating protein 26-like isoform X1 has translation MGLEPLEFAECLTDSPSFREKLHDHEKELERTNKAIKSLVNDGKELVTAAKQMGRTWQSFAQKMMDFNFECIGEKLTDDEEKIAGSLKEFGKLIMGVEEERDRMLAKVTDFFQQLDKFRKEQIGSVKEEKKAFDRHTAKICQSLERYLNLKSKINDNTLQEADATLEMEFRNFRECSMKYVLKLQEVQERKKFDFVETILAFMYSLFTFYHQGFDASNELKESSMHLQKILQKTRESFESQKEYTESLMFKMLDNRIAVSEVKPHGLLNQSNKGCTKEGYLYLMEKKVMGTTWTKHYCWYKKEGKVFHMMPYNQVTGKLSQPVTEKFTLKSCIRRASQSIDKRFCFDITVVEKPDTLTFQALSDDDRKLWMDAMDGREPVYTTPNTSSEDSSLDDIGFAFINRCIQAVETRGLQEQGLYRLVGVNSKVNKLMSQGLDPKRKDKIDFCDPSQVEIKTITSAVKNYLRSLPEPLMTFKLHKPLIAAAKQESKTLRIHDIHTLVHKLPEANFEMLDLLIGHLRKVAELSDKNLMTVANLGVCFGPTLMRAEEESVAAIMDIKFLNIIVEILINNYEKIFKTPPEDADPSEIRCPLRSASQPVTDKFTPGVNHTSLDVSSQNPQPVYMNKAPSLPPYVHQKPKLRSVEIYNPATERFETHGSSSDSSESLNSSLSTSASAMSSPLPQFDSHKKHAAPAVPGNPQLSNVSGLPNKFMNDSSDAPTLDQAMRRSLWISSKVSVFDRSSSLTGSLSGSLQMVGNNSNNANKTTKKRTARTLYQCQADNESELSFEPNVIITNVRESKEPGWLEGSLNGKRGLIPLNYVEFVD, from the exons ATGGGATTGGAACCTTTGGAGTTTGCTGAATGCTTGACAGACAGTCCTTCGTTCAGAGAAAAATTGCATGATCATGAAAAAGAGCTTGAGAGGACGAACAAGGCCATCAAGTCTCTGGTCAATGATGGCAAGGAACTTGTCACTGCTGCAAAAC aaatggGTAGGACATGGCAGAGTTTTGCCCAGAAAATGATGGATTTCAATTTCGAATGCATTGGAGAAAAACTTACTGATgatgaagaaaaaatag CTGGTTCCCTCAAAGAATTTGGAAAGCTTATTATGGGAGTGGAAGAGGAGCGAGATAGAATG CTTGCCAAAGTAACAGACTTCTTTCAGCAGTTGGACAAATTCAGAAAGGAGCAGATCGGTTCAGTTAAG GAGGAGAAGAAAGCCTTTGATCGACACACTGCCAAAATCTGTCAGTCATTGGAGAGATATCTTAACCTCAAGTCCAAAATTAATGACAATACTCTACAAGAG GCTGATGCAACCCTTGAAATGGAATTTAGAAACTTCAGAGAATGTTCCATGAAATATGTACTCAAATTACAAGAAGTtcaagaaagaaagaaatttgattttgtaGAAACT ATTTTAGCCTTTATGTACAGTTTGTTCACATTTTATCATCAAG GATTTGATGCCAGCAATGAGCTGAAAGAGTCTTCTATGCACCTCCAGAAGATACTTCAAAAG ACCAGGGAGAGCTTTGAGAGTCAGAAGGAGTACACAGAGTCTCTGATGTTCAAGATGCTGGACAACCGG ATAGCAGTTTCGGAAGTG AAACCTCATGGGCTGCTTAACCAGAGCAACAAAGGCTGTACAAAGGAAGGTTACCTTTACCTGATGGAGAAAA AGGTGATGGGTACTACCTGGACCAAACATTACTGCTGGTACAAAAAAGAGGGCAAAGTATTCCACATGATGCCATATAATCAGGTCACAGGGAAACTG AGCCAACCAGTAACAGAAAAGTTTACCCTGAAATCATGCATACGCCGGGCTTCCCAAAGTATTGACAAAAGATTCTGTTTTGATATCACAGTGGTGGAAAA GCCAGACACGCTGACATTCCAAGCACTGTCGGATGACGATAGGAAGTTGTGGATGGATGCCATGGATGGCAGAGAACCAGTTTATACAACTCCGAACACTTCCTCTGAAGACT ccTCCTTGGATGACATTGGATTTGCCTTCATCAATAGATGTATACAAGCAGTAGAAACAAGAG GTCTGCAGGAGCAAGGCCTGTACAGATTGGTTGGAGTGAACTCCAAAGTGAACAAACTCATGTCACAAGGACTGG ATCCAAAAAGaaaagacaaaattgacttttgtGACCCGAGTCAGGTTGAAATCAAGACGATTACAAGCGCTGTTAAAAATTATCTCCG ATCACTGCCAGAACCATTAATGACCTTCAAATTACATAAACCCTTGATAGCAGCAGCTA aacAAGAATCAAAGACCCTGCGTATCCATGACATCCACACGCTCGTTCACAAACTGCCCGAGGCCAACTTTGAAATGTTGGACCTGCTGATTGGTCATTTAAGAAA GGTAGCAGAGTTGAGTGATAAGAACCTGATGACTGTAGCCAACCTCGGTGTCTGCTTTGGTCCTACACTAATGAGAGCAGAAGAAGAGTCTGTGGCAGCCATTATGGACATCAAGTTTCTGAATATTATAGTAGAAATCCTCATCAACAATTATGAAAAA ATCTTCAAAACACCACCTGAAGATGCTGACCCGAGTGAAATTCGTTGCCCCCTTCGTAGTGCCTCCCAACCAGTGACTGACAAATTTACTCCGGGGGTCAATCACACTTCATTAGATGTGTCTAGTCAAAACCCGCAGCCTGTGTACATGAACAAAGCCCCATCTCTCCCTCCCTATGTCCACCAGAAACCTAAACTCCGATCTGTCGAGATTTACAACCCAGCCACAGAGC GCTTTGAGACCCACGGAAGTAGCAGTGATAGCTCCGAGTCGCTGAACTCCAGCCTGTCCACTAGTGCCTCCGCTATGTCCTCGCCCCTCCCTCAGTTTGACTCCCACAAAAAGCACGCGGCCCCGGCCGTCCCTGGAAACCCCCAGCTCAGCAATGTTTCAGGATTAC CAAACAAGTTTATGAATGACAGCTCAGATGCACCAACATT AGACCAAGCCATGCGAAGATCCCTGTGGATTTCATCCAAAGTCAGCGTGTTTGATAG GTCCTCTTCATTGACGGGAAGTTTGTCTGGAAGTCTCCAAATGGTGGGGAATAACTCTAACAATGCAaacaaaacaaccaaaaaacG GACGGCTAGGACACTGTACCAATGCCAGGCAGACAATGAATCGGAGCTGTCCTTCGAGCCAAATGTCATCATCACAAATG TGAGAGAATCCAAAGAGCCGGGGTGGTTGGAAGGATCACTGAATGGGAAGAGGGGCCTGATTCCGTTGAACTATGTGGAGTTTGTA
- the LOC128192685 gene encoding rho GTPase-activating protein 26-like isoform X4 yields the protein MGLEPLEFAECLTDSPSFREKLHDHEKELERTNKAIKSLVNDGKELVTAAKQMGRTWQSFAQKMMDFNFECIGEKLTDDEEKIAGSLKEFGKLIMGVEEERDRMLAKVTDFFQQLDKFRKEQIGSVKEEKKAFDRHTAKICQSLERYLNLKSKINDNTLQEADATLEMEFRNFRECSMKYVLKLQEVQERKKFDFVETILAFMYSLFTFYHQGFDASNELKESSMHLQKILQKTRESFESQKEYTESLMFKMLDNRIAVSEVKPHGLLNQSNKGCTKEGYLYLMEKKVMGTTWTKHYCWYKKEGKVFHMMPYNQVTGKLSQPVTEKFTLKSCIRRASQSIDKRFCFDITVVEKPDTLTFQALSDDDRKLWMDAMDGREPVYTTPNTSSEDSSLDDIGFAFINRCIQAVETRGLQEQGLYRLVGVNSKVNKLMSQGLDPKRKDKIDFCDPSQVEIKTITSAVKNYLRSLPEPLMTFKLHKPLIAAAKQESKTLRIHDIHTLVHKLPEANFEMLDLLIGHLRKVAELSDKNLMTVANLGVCFGPTLMRAEEESVAAIMDIKFLNIIVEILINNYEKIFKTPPEDADPSEIRCPLRSASQPVTDKFTPGVNHTSLDVSSQNPQPVYMNKAPSLPPYVHQKPKLRSVEIYNPATERFETHGSSSDSSESLNSSLSTSASAMSSPLPQFDSHKKHAAPAVPGNPQLSNVSGLPNKFMNDSSDAPTLSSSLTGSLSGSLQMVGNNSNNANKTTKKRTARTLYQCQADNESELSFEPNVIITNVRESKEPGWLEGSLNGKRGLIPLNYVEFVD from the exons ATGGGATTGGAACCTTTGGAGTTTGCTGAATGCTTGACAGACAGTCCTTCGTTCAGAGAAAAATTGCATGATCATGAAAAAGAGCTTGAGAGGACGAACAAGGCCATCAAGTCTCTGGTCAATGATGGCAAGGAACTTGTCACTGCTGCAAAAC aaatggGTAGGACATGGCAGAGTTTTGCCCAGAAAATGATGGATTTCAATTTCGAATGCATTGGAGAAAAACTTACTGATgatgaagaaaaaatag CTGGTTCCCTCAAAGAATTTGGAAAGCTTATTATGGGAGTGGAAGAGGAGCGAGATAGAATG CTTGCCAAAGTAACAGACTTCTTTCAGCAGTTGGACAAATTCAGAAAGGAGCAGATCGGTTCAGTTAAG GAGGAGAAGAAAGCCTTTGATCGACACACTGCCAAAATCTGTCAGTCATTGGAGAGATATCTTAACCTCAAGTCCAAAATTAATGACAATACTCTACAAGAG GCTGATGCAACCCTTGAAATGGAATTTAGAAACTTCAGAGAATGTTCCATGAAATATGTACTCAAATTACAAGAAGTtcaagaaagaaagaaatttgattttgtaGAAACT ATTTTAGCCTTTATGTACAGTTTGTTCACATTTTATCATCAAG GATTTGATGCCAGCAATGAGCTGAAAGAGTCTTCTATGCACCTCCAGAAGATACTTCAAAAG ACCAGGGAGAGCTTTGAGAGTCAGAAGGAGTACACAGAGTCTCTGATGTTCAAGATGCTGGACAACCGG ATAGCAGTTTCGGAAGTG AAACCTCATGGGCTGCTTAACCAGAGCAACAAAGGCTGTACAAAGGAAGGTTACCTTTACCTGATGGAGAAAA AGGTGATGGGTACTACCTGGACCAAACATTACTGCTGGTACAAAAAAGAGGGCAAAGTATTCCACATGATGCCATATAATCAGGTCACAGGGAAACTG AGCCAACCAGTAACAGAAAAGTTTACCCTGAAATCATGCATACGCCGGGCTTCCCAAAGTATTGACAAAAGATTCTGTTTTGATATCACAGTGGTGGAAAA GCCAGACACGCTGACATTCCAAGCACTGTCGGATGACGATAGGAAGTTGTGGATGGATGCCATGGATGGCAGAGAACCAGTTTATACAACTCCGAACACTTCCTCTGAAGACT ccTCCTTGGATGACATTGGATTTGCCTTCATCAATAGATGTATACAAGCAGTAGAAACAAGAG GTCTGCAGGAGCAAGGCCTGTACAGATTGGTTGGAGTGAACTCCAAAGTGAACAAACTCATGTCACAAGGACTGG ATCCAAAAAGaaaagacaaaattgacttttgtGACCCGAGTCAGGTTGAAATCAAGACGATTACAAGCGCTGTTAAAAATTATCTCCG ATCACTGCCAGAACCATTAATGACCTTCAAATTACATAAACCCTTGATAGCAGCAGCTA aacAAGAATCAAAGACCCTGCGTATCCATGACATCCACACGCTCGTTCACAAACTGCCCGAGGCCAACTTTGAAATGTTGGACCTGCTGATTGGTCATTTAAGAAA GGTAGCAGAGTTGAGTGATAAGAACCTGATGACTGTAGCCAACCTCGGTGTCTGCTTTGGTCCTACACTAATGAGAGCAGAAGAAGAGTCTGTGGCAGCCATTATGGACATCAAGTTTCTGAATATTATAGTAGAAATCCTCATCAACAATTATGAAAAA ATCTTCAAAACACCACCTGAAGATGCTGACCCGAGTGAAATTCGTTGCCCCCTTCGTAGTGCCTCCCAACCAGTGACTGACAAATTTACTCCGGGGGTCAATCACACTTCATTAGATGTGTCTAGTCAAAACCCGCAGCCTGTGTACATGAACAAAGCCCCATCTCTCCCTCCCTATGTCCACCAGAAACCTAAACTCCGATCTGTCGAGATTTACAACCCAGCCACAGAGC GCTTTGAGACCCACGGAAGTAGCAGTGATAGCTCCGAGTCGCTGAACTCCAGCCTGTCCACTAGTGCCTCCGCTATGTCCTCGCCCCTCCCTCAGTTTGACTCCCACAAAAAGCACGCGGCCCCGGCCGTCCCTGGAAACCCCCAGCTCAGCAATGTTTCAGGATTAC CAAACAAGTTTATGAATGACAGCTCAGATGCACCAACATT GTCCTCTTCATTGACGGGAAGTTTGTCTGGAAGTCTCCAAATGGTGGGGAATAACTCTAACAATGCAaacaaaacaaccaaaaaacG GACGGCTAGGACACTGTACCAATGCCAGGCAGACAATGAATCGGAGCTGTCCTTCGAGCCAAATGTCATCATCACAAATG TGAGAGAATCCAAAGAGCCGGGGTGGTTGGAAGGATCACTGAATGGGAAGAGGGGCCTGATTCCGTTGAACTATGTGGAGTTTGTA
- the LOC128192685 gene encoding rho GTPase-activating protein 26-like isoform X2, which translates to MGLEPLEFAECLTDSPSFREKLHDHEKELERTNKAIKSLVNDGKELVTAAKQMGRTWQSFAQKMMDFNFECIGEKLTDDEEKIAGSLKEFGKLIMGVEEERDRMLAKVTDFFQQLDKFRKEQIGSVKEEKKAFDRHTAKICQSLERYLNLKSKINDNTLQEADATLEMEFRNFRECSMKYVLKLQEVQERKKFDFVETILAFMYSLFTFYHQGFDASNELKESSMHLQKILQKTRESFESQKEYTESLMFKMLDNRIAVSEVKPHGLLNQSNKGCTKEGYLYLMEKKVMGTTWTKHYCWYKKEGKVFHMMPYNQVTGKLSQPVTEKFTLKSCIRRASQSIDKRFCFDITVVEKPDTLTFQALSDDDRKLWMDAMDGREPVYTTPNTSSEDSSLDDIGFAFINRCIQAVETRGLQEQGLYRLVGVNSKVNKLMSQGLDPKRKDKIDFCDPSQVEIKTITSAVKNYLRSLPEPLMTFKLHKPLIAAAKQESKTLRIHDIHTLVHKLPEANFEMLDLLIGHLRKVAELSDKNLMTVANLGVCFGPTLMRAEEESVAAIMDIKFLNIIVEILINNYEKIFKTPPEDADPSEIRCPLRSASQPVTDKFTPGVNHTSLDVSSQNPQPVYMNKAPSLPPYVHQKPKLRSVEIYNPATERFETHGSSSDSSESLNSSLSTSASAMSSPLPQFDSHKKHAAPAVPGNPQLSNVSGLPNKFMNDSSDAPTFGSIKKRGSNDSSYAASMSSSLTGSLSGSLQMVGNNSNNANKTTKKRTARTLYQCQADNESELSFEPNVIITNVRESKEPGWLEGSLNGKRGLIPLNYVEFVD; encoded by the exons ATGGGATTGGAACCTTTGGAGTTTGCTGAATGCTTGACAGACAGTCCTTCGTTCAGAGAAAAATTGCATGATCATGAAAAAGAGCTTGAGAGGACGAACAAGGCCATCAAGTCTCTGGTCAATGATGGCAAGGAACTTGTCACTGCTGCAAAAC aaatggGTAGGACATGGCAGAGTTTTGCCCAGAAAATGATGGATTTCAATTTCGAATGCATTGGAGAAAAACTTACTGATgatgaagaaaaaatag CTGGTTCCCTCAAAGAATTTGGAAAGCTTATTATGGGAGTGGAAGAGGAGCGAGATAGAATG CTTGCCAAAGTAACAGACTTCTTTCAGCAGTTGGACAAATTCAGAAAGGAGCAGATCGGTTCAGTTAAG GAGGAGAAGAAAGCCTTTGATCGACACACTGCCAAAATCTGTCAGTCATTGGAGAGATATCTTAACCTCAAGTCCAAAATTAATGACAATACTCTACAAGAG GCTGATGCAACCCTTGAAATGGAATTTAGAAACTTCAGAGAATGTTCCATGAAATATGTACTCAAATTACAAGAAGTtcaagaaagaaagaaatttgattttgtaGAAACT ATTTTAGCCTTTATGTACAGTTTGTTCACATTTTATCATCAAG GATTTGATGCCAGCAATGAGCTGAAAGAGTCTTCTATGCACCTCCAGAAGATACTTCAAAAG ACCAGGGAGAGCTTTGAGAGTCAGAAGGAGTACACAGAGTCTCTGATGTTCAAGATGCTGGACAACCGG ATAGCAGTTTCGGAAGTG AAACCTCATGGGCTGCTTAACCAGAGCAACAAAGGCTGTACAAAGGAAGGTTACCTTTACCTGATGGAGAAAA AGGTGATGGGTACTACCTGGACCAAACATTACTGCTGGTACAAAAAAGAGGGCAAAGTATTCCACATGATGCCATATAATCAGGTCACAGGGAAACTG AGCCAACCAGTAACAGAAAAGTTTACCCTGAAATCATGCATACGCCGGGCTTCCCAAAGTATTGACAAAAGATTCTGTTTTGATATCACAGTGGTGGAAAA GCCAGACACGCTGACATTCCAAGCACTGTCGGATGACGATAGGAAGTTGTGGATGGATGCCATGGATGGCAGAGAACCAGTTTATACAACTCCGAACACTTCCTCTGAAGACT ccTCCTTGGATGACATTGGATTTGCCTTCATCAATAGATGTATACAAGCAGTAGAAACAAGAG GTCTGCAGGAGCAAGGCCTGTACAGATTGGTTGGAGTGAACTCCAAAGTGAACAAACTCATGTCACAAGGACTGG ATCCAAAAAGaaaagacaaaattgacttttgtGACCCGAGTCAGGTTGAAATCAAGACGATTACAAGCGCTGTTAAAAATTATCTCCG ATCACTGCCAGAACCATTAATGACCTTCAAATTACATAAACCCTTGATAGCAGCAGCTA aacAAGAATCAAAGACCCTGCGTATCCATGACATCCACACGCTCGTTCACAAACTGCCCGAGGCCAACTTTGAAATGTTGGACCTGCTGATTGGTCATTTAAGAAA GGTAGCAGAGTTGAGTGATAAGAACCTGATGACTGTAGCCAACCTCGGTGTCTGCTTTGGTCCTACACTAATGAGAGCAGAAGAAGAGTCTGTGGCAGCCATTATGGACATCAAGTTTCTGAATATTATAGTAGAAATCCTCATCAACAATTATGAAAAA ATCTTCAAAACACCACCTGAAGATGCTGACCCGAGTGAAATTCGTTGCCCCCTTCGTAGTGCCTCCCAACCAGTGACTGACAAATTTACTCCGGGGGTCAATCACACTTCATTAGATGTGTCTAGTCAAAACCCGCAGCCTGTGTACATGAACAAAGCCCCATCTCTCCCTCCCTATGTCCACCAGAAACCTAAACTCCGATCTGTCGAGATTTACAACCCAGCCACAGAGC GCTTTGAGACCCACGGAAGTAGCAGTGATAGCTCCGAGTCGCTGAACTCCAGCCTGTCCACTAGTGCCTCCGCTATGTCCTCGCCCCTCCCTCAGTTTGACTCCCACAAAAAGCACGCGGCCCCGGCCGTCCCTGGAAACCCCCAGCTCAGCAATGTTTCAGGATTAC CAAACAAGTTTATGAATGACAGCTCAGATGCACCAACATT TGGAAGCATCAAGAAACGTGGGTCCAATGATTCTTCCTATGCAGCATCAAT GTCCTCTTCATTGACGGGAAGTTTGTCTGGAAGTCTCCAAATGGTGGGGAATAACTCTAACAATGCAaacaaaacaaccaaaaaacG GACGGCTAGGACACTGTACCAATGCCAGGCAGACAATGAATCGGAGCTGTCCTTCGAGCCAAATGTCATCATCACAAATG TGAGAGAATCCAAAGAGCCGGGGTGGTTGGAAGGATCACTGAATGGGAAGAGGGGCCTGATTCCGTTGAACTATGTGGAGTTTGTA